One Myxococcus guangdongensis DNA segment encodes these proteins:
- a CDS encoding alpha/beta hydrolase yields MAPISSVDRGAAEAARRRAEAARIAAQAQAAAAKAKEKAAQKPQPQQTLTAFEGSRKVGTEKLTGQKAAPVAKGPLDAAPADPKARAGWWKQLSPTEQMQAVSADPKKVGSLDGLPASVRDTANRQQLKNELTQLTAEADQAKKHYLDNRSLGDKLRDALRPGSAADEPAEKFLPQEKRHQLENARAVQKQLERTEKEVGSAQLLVYDSAFVKGEGRAAIVAGNLDTAKHVSVSVPGLKSDVRDYMDNITTDALNLHKAAGKEHGEVATVAWMGYDAPGFQNVASDNAAENGAKLLAADVAGIRASREGSQPHLTVIGHSYGSTTASIAADKNGLQADDLVLIGSPGAGSAKSVKDYDGPLANGHVWSGSASRDFVSWLNGSNMPGDPLGQDPSEDLFGARRFTAEAADRGDKSNFADHSKYYREGSESLGNLADIVTGNYGGVDSAKHRYGEHDWFKGNRVIDPETQRPV; encoded by the coding sequence ATGGCCCCCATCTCTTCTGTCGACCGTGGAGCAGCCGAGGCAGCCCGTAGGCGCGCGGAGGCGGCGCGAATCGCCGCCCAGGCCCAGGCCGCCGCCGCCAAGGCGAAGGAGAAGGCCGCCCAGAAGCCCCAGCCCCAGCAGACGCTCACCGCGTTCGAGGGGAGCCGGAAGGTGGGGACGGAGAAGCTGACGGGACAGAAGGCCGCGCCCGTGGCGAAGGGCCCGCTCGACGCCGCGCCCGCGGACCCGAAGGCGCGGGCGGGCTGGTGGAAGCAGCTGTCCCCCACGGAGCAGATGCAGGCGGTCAGCGCGGACCCGAAGAAGGTCGGCTCCCTGGATGGCCTGCCCGCGTCCGTGCGCGACACCGCGAACCGCCAGCAGCTCAAGAACGAGCTGACCCAGCTCACCGCCGAGGCCGACCAGGCCAAGAAGCACTACCTGGACAACCGCTCGCTGGGGGACAAGCTGCGAGACGCGCTCCGTCCGGGCAGCGCCGCGGACGAGCCGGCCGAGAAGTTCCTCCCGCAGGAGAAGCGGCACCAGCTGGAGAACGCGCGGGCGGTGCAGAAGCAGCTGGAGCGGACGGAGAAGGAGGTCGGCTCCGCGCAGCTGCTCGTCTATGACTCCGCCTTCGTCAAGGGCGAGGGGCGCGCGGCCATCGTCGCCGGCAACCTGGACACGGCGAAGCATGTGTCGGTGAGCGTGCCGGGGCTCAAGTCGGACGTGCGCGACTACATGGACAACATCACCACCGACGCGCTGAACCTGCACAAGGCCGCGGGCAAGGAGCATGGCGAGGTCGCGACGGTGGCGTGGATGGGCTACGACGCGCCGGGCTTCCAGAACGTGGCGTCCGACAACGCCGCGGAGAACGGCGCGAAGCTGCTGGCCGCGGACGTGGCCGGCATCCGCGCCAGCCGCGAGGGCAGCCAGCCCCACCTGACGGTGATTGGCCACAGCTACGGCAGCACCACGGCCTCCATCGCCGCGGACAAGAACGGCTTGCAGGCGGATGACCTGGTGCTCATCGGCAGCCCGGGCGCCGGCAGCGCGAAGTCGGTGAAGGACTACGACGGGCCGCTCGCCAACGGACACGTCTGGTCCGGCTCGGCCAGCCGGGACTTCGTCTCCTGGCTCAACGGCAGCAACATGCCGGGAGACCCGCTGGGCCAGGACCCGTCCGAGGATTTGTTCGGCGCCAGGCGCTTCACCGCCGAGGCGGCGGACCGCGGCGACAAGAGCAACTTCGCAGACCACTCCAAGTACTACCGCGAGGGCTCCGAGTCCCTGGGCAACCTGGCCGACATCGTCACCGGCAACTACGGCGGCGTGGACTCGGCGAAGCACCGCTACGGCGAGCACGACTGGTTCAAGGGCAACCGCGTCATCGACCCGGAGACGCAGCGCCCCGTGTGA
- a CDS encoding LytR/AlgR family response regulator transcription factor: MTHPLRALLVDDERLARTELREMLTPFPHVKVVGEADSVASALARIEELKPELLFLDVQMPGESGFDLLARLPEPRLEVIFVTAFDAHALRAFEVNALDYLLKPVHPERLARTLARLEDVEKDKPAASQSPSRHKLTETDMLFLENGAKSRFVRVDQLVCLRGAGDYVELVTVDGTCTLSPRPLKEWEARLPERTFARIHRSALVNLTLVERVDRGLSGGGDVYLRGVESPLPLSRSYAAVLKERFG; this comes from the coding sequence ATGACGCACCCGCTGCGCGCGTTGCTGGTGGATGACGAACGGCTGGCGCGCACCGAGCTGCGCGAGATGCTGACGCCCTTCCCCCACGTGAAGGTGGTGGGCGAGGCAGACAGCGTGGCCAGCGCGCTCGCGCGAATCGAGGAGCTGAAGCCGGAGCTGCTGTTCCTGGACGTGCAGATGCCGGGGGAGAGCGGGTTCGACCTGCTCGCCCGGCTGCCGGAGCCGCGCCTCGAGGTCATCTTCGTGACGGCGTTCGACGCGCACGCCCTCAGGGCGTTCGAGGTCAACGCGCTCGACTACCTGCTCAAGCCCGTGCACCCGGAGCGGCTGGCCCGGACGCTGGCGCGACTGGAGGACGTGGAGAAGGACAAGCCCGCTGCCTCGCAGAGCCCCTCGCGGCACAAGCTGACCGAGACGGACATGTTGTTCCTCGAGAACGGCGCGAAGTCGCGCTTCGTGCGGGTGGACCAGCTGGTCTGCCTGCGCGGCGCGGGCGACTACGTGGAGCTGGTGACGGTGGACGGGACGTGCACGCTGTCGCCTCGGCCCCTGAAGGAGTGGGAGGCCCGGCTGCCGGAGCGGACGTTCGCGCGCATCCACCGCTCCGCCCTGGTCAACCTGACGCTCGTCGAGCGCGTGGACCGGGGACTCAGCGGCGGCGGCGACGTGTACCTGCGCGGCGTCGAGTCTCCCCTGCCGCTCAGCCGCAGCTACGCGGCCGTGCTCAAGGAGCGATTCGGCTGA
- a CDS encoding radical SAM protein: protein MQPQPDWRPHALDGALLWFHRKTGTNLRLDAPGTRHLRRRAPRLVLFGITNACNLACGFCSREREARSDWTVDSAFEVLSGLSRAGTLEVAFGGGEPLAFRGFDALVERLATHTPLAIHFTTNGVLLSEERLAGLRPHLGEVRVSLYEDNDWEASVRRLARAGQTFGVNLLATPQQVSGLPERLRRLEALGCRDVALLRYVGRDATLRLGAEDEARLTAIVAESPVRTRLSVCFGDMLLEVPRLFGGDCGAGRDFVTLTSDRRLKSCSFHGAGLPIGLAEEVLQAWEKNQATLSTPSPLPGCARVSSPRADSLEDGVRVWRGFSGNNSGDCVLVGRFDTPEEATAYLETLVPDWKSGSEYPERWKTLLAAEGIRVAEDEYSPEVMLAVGRSVLMHTNMTLGDDFRALRTRVWKHKGRMVHTGIHVHAQVLLATVFGVKDAASLPELARALDAEQLGTFVRHANQLHGLVEFWGDAGDKEALDTRAARLQAMAQEHGAVLAAELVEVPKEAHLKQTLASRHPKATRTRLWVLFDSAEAAARYTQDLEGAVTLAGAHVLLEEGHFGPRLGYLAHRQGGRALMLTSQRVIVTGYFAKKNSGAADMVPLLRPYLSADDRLETVSWEKSLMIQVDTQAPGPVMKAFTELAVLLGMPTRVRLHSDNPLAEALHRLREEVEAER from the coding sequence ATGCAGCCGCAGCCCGACTGGCGCCCCCATGCACTCGACGGCGCCCTCCTCTGGTTCCATCGGAAGACGGGGACGAACCTCCGCCTCGATGCTCCCGGGACACGCCACCTGCGGCGGCGCGCGCCCCGGCTGGTGCTCTTCGGCATCACCAACGCGTGCAACCTGGCGTGCGGCTTCTGTTCGAGGGAGCGCGAGGCGCGCAGCGACTGGACGGTGGACTCGGCGTTCGAGGTGCTCTCGGGGCTGTCACGCGCGGGGACACTGGAGGTGGCCTTCGGTGGCGGAGAGCCGCTCGCGTTCCGGGGCTTCGATGCGCTCGTCGAGCGGCTGGCGACGCACACGCCGCTGGCCATCCACTTCACCACGAACGGGGTGCTGCTCTCCGAGGAGCGGCTCGCGGGACTGCGGCCTCATCTGGGTGAGGTCCGCGTCTCCCTGTACGAGGACAACGACTGGGAGGCCAGCGTGCGGCGGCTGGCCCGCGCGGGGCAGACCTTCGGGGTGAACCTGCTGGCCACGCCACAGCAGGTGTCGGGACTTCCGGAGCGGCTGCGGAGGCTGGAGGCGTTGGGGTGTCGTGATGTCGCGCTCCTGCGCTACGTGGGCCGGGATGCGACGCTGCGGCTCGGCGCGGAGGACGAGGCGCGGCTCACGGCCATCGTCGCAGAGAGTCCAGTGCGCACGCGGCTGTCGGTCTGCTTCGGGGACATGTTGCTGGAGGTGCCCCGGCTCTTCGGTGGCGACTGTGGCGCGGGACGCGACTTCGTCACGCTGACGTCGGACCGGCGGCTGAAGTCCTGCTCGTTCCATGGCGCGGGCCTGCCCATCGGCTTGGCGGAGGAGGTGCTCCAGGCGTGGGAGAAGAACCAGGCGACGCTGTCCACGCCGTCGCCCCTGCCGGGTTGCGCGCGCGTGAGTTCGCCGCGTGCGGATTCGCTCGAGGACGGTGTCCGGGTGTGGCGCGGGTTCTCCGGCAACAACAGCGGCGACTGCGTGCTCGTGGGCCGCTTCGATACACCCGAGGAGGCGACGGCCTATCTGGAGACGCTCGTCCCCGATTGGAAGTCGGGGAGCGAGTACCCCGAGCGGTGGAAGACGTTGCTGGCGGCCGAGGGCATCCGCGTCGCGGAGGACGAGTACTCGCCCGAGGTGATGCTCGCGGTGGGGCGCTCGGTGCTGATGCACACCAACATGACGCTGGGAGACGACTTCCGTGCGTTGCGGACGCGGGTGTGGAAGCACAAGGGCCGCATGGTCCACACAGGCATCCATGTCCACGCCCAGGTCCTGCTGGCCACGGTGTTCGGGGTGAAGGACGCGGCGTCGCTCCCGGAGCTCGCGCGCGCGTTGGACGCGGAGCAGCTCGGCACCTTCGTGCGCCATGCGAACCAGCTCCATGGGCTGGTGGAGTTCTGGGGCGATGCCGGAGACAAGGAGGCGCTCGACACGCGCGCGGCCCGCCTCCAGGCGATGGCGCAGGAGCATGGGGCGGTGCTCGCGGCGGAGCTGGTGGAGGTGCCGAAGGAGGCCCACCTGAAGCAGACGCTCGCGTCGAGACATCCGAAGGCCACTCGGACCCGGCTGTGGGTCCTGTTCGATTCAGCGGAGGCCGCGGCGCGCTACACCCAGGACCTGGAGGGCGCCGTCACCCTGGCCGGCGCGCACGTGCTGCTCGAGGAGGGACACTTCGGCCCCCGGTTGGGATACCTGGCCCACCGCCAGGGGGGACGGGCGCTCATGCTCACGAGCCAGCGCGTCATCGTGACCGGGTACTTCGCGAAGAAGAACTCCGGGGCCGCCGACATGGTGCCTCTCCTGCGCCCCTACCTGTCCGCCGACGACCGGCTGGAGACCGTGTCGTGGGAGAAGTCGCTGATGATTCAGGTCGACACCCAGGCGCCGGGGCCGGTGATGAAGGCGTTCACGGAGCTGGCGGTGCTGCTCGGCATGCCCACCCGGGTGAGGCTGCATTCCGACAATCCGCTCGCCGAGGCCCTGCATCGCCTTCGCGAGGAGGTGGAGGCGGAGCGCTGA
- a CDS encoding WD40 repeat domain-containing protein has product METLACGHAAPIAGLSCVHLLENEDAGYYIRFTGKGSSMDLLCEDCSRISHPGQAHRPICGDCQQSTMGRIFDIIGVIGRPESRARATNLRFEHREHAFPSLAGRKPLAVAALGASSWLAVDAEGTLLRLDFNEDTPEQLGSVSLTSIDFAAPLALHVSPCARFAAVVHQHGSIGVVVDLSTGAVTMRLDRGSYHTEHCDFSVAFFRDAERTLLVHATAWNRLDLSDPATGALLSTRERPPRGEPNQPIPAHELDYFHCGLTVSPNDEWLVDDGWVWHPVGILTSLSLGRWVRENVWESEDGPSRRRLREIPYHWDGPRCFVGPRILATWGFGSDADMLIDAALFHDVSTGKLLRWFPGPRGAFECDGNLLLASAVDTGTAVWDIETGEKLHEDATLKPAAWHPVSRRFLTVLPQGGLRESTLSGTAW; this is encoded by the coding sequence GTGGAGACACTCGCCTGTGGACATGCCGCGCCCATCGCGGGTCTGAGCTGCGTCCACCTGCTCGAGAACGAGGACGCGGGCTACTACATCCGCTTCACCGGCAAGGGCTCCTCGATGGACCTGCTGTGCGAGGACTGCAGCCGCATCAGTCATCCCGGACAGGCCCACCGCCCCATCTGTGGGGACTGCCAGCAGTCCACCATGGGTCGCATCTTCGACATCATCGGCGTCATCGGCCGCCCCGAGTCCCGCGCCCGCGCCACCAACCTCCGCTTCGAACATCGAGAACACGCCTTCCCCTCACTCGCCGGACGCAAGCCGCTCGCCGTCGCCGCGCTCGGCGCCTCGAGCTGGCTCGCGGTGGATGCGGAAGGCACGCTGCTGCGCCTGGACTTCAACGAAGACACACCCGAGCAGCTGGGCTCCGTGAGCCTCACGTCGATCGACTTCGCGGCACCGCTCGCGCTGCACGTCTCCCCCTGCGCCCGCTTCGCCGCCGTGGTCCACCAGCACGGGAGCATCGGCGTCGTCGTCGACCTCTCCACCGGCGCGGTGACGATGCGGCTCGACCGCGGCTCGTACCACACGGAACACTGCGACTTCTCCGTCGCCTTCTTCCGTGACGCGGAGCGCACGCTGCTCGTGCACGCCACCGCGTGGAACCGACTCGACCTGTCGGACCCCGCCACCGGAGCGCTGCTGAGCACGCGCGAGCGCCCGCCCCGAGGCGAGCCCAACCAACCCATTCCCGCGCACGAGCTCGACTACTTCCACTGCGGCCTCACCGTGTCGCCCAACGACGAGTGGCTCGTGGACGATGGCTGGGTCTGGCACCCGGTGGGAATCCTCACCAGCCTCTCACTGGGGCGCTGGGTGCGGGAGAACGTCTGGGAGTCCGAGGACGGTCCCTCGCGACGCCGACTCCGCGAGATTCCCTATCACTGGGACGGCCCGCGCTGCTTCGTGGGCCCCCGCATCCTCGCCACCTGGGGCTTCGGCAGCGACGCGGACATGCTCATCGACGCCGCGCTCTTCCACGACGTCTCCACGGGCAAGCTCCTGCGCTGGTTCCCGGGACCCCGCGGCGCCTTCGAGTGCGACGGCAACCTGCTGCTCGCCAGCGCAGTGGACACCGGCACCGCCGTCTGGGACATCGAGACCGGCGAGAAGCTCCACGAGGACGCCACGCTCAAGCCCGCCGCGTGGCACCCGGTGTCGCGTCGCTTCCTCACCGTGCTCCCGCAGGGCGGCCTGCGCGAGAGCACCCTGAGCGGCACCGCCTGGTGA
- a CDS encoding NAD-dependent epimerase/dehydratase family protein yields MKTLVTGASGFLGRNLLEVLGDDAVALVRSPLDAKVQQVSGTPMEPDAWLSQAKGTRVVIHAAGMVHHSRHHAEEMVRFNIESSLAMVRAAKALDARMVLVSTSGTVGCFPHATIEADEHSLYAEGVVGRWPYYLSKIRAEEQSRKLAKQLGVELTVVRPPVLLGPGDTLGRSTTNVARVLNGRLPFIPAGGIAFTDVRDVAHALARLAKRDTWRDTYHLPGTSLSLRTFFERVGEVAGIKVDKPDVPTLVVQGLAKLGSKVPLKKLPDPVVLEMSTCHWGFKTLWSHEELDYQPRAHRQTLSDTVAWLRQSQPRA; encoded by the coding sequence GTGAAGACGCTCGTCACGGGTGCCAGCGGCTTTCTGGGACGCAACCTGCTCGAGGTCCTGGGCGACGACGCGGTGGCGCTGGTGCGCTCGCCGCTGGACGCCAAGGTCCAGCAAGTGTCGGGCACGCCGATGGAGCCCGACGCGTGGCTGTCCCAGGCGAAGGGCACGCGCGTGGTGATTCACGCGGCGGGCATGGTGCACCACAGCCGGCACCACGCCGAGGAGATGGTGCGCTTCAACATCGAGAGCTCGCTGGCGATGGTGCGCGCGGCGAAGGCGCTCGACGCCCGGATGGTGCTGGTGTCGACGTCCGGCACGGTGGGCTGCTTTCCCCACGCCACCATCGAGGCGGACGAGCACTCGCTCTACGCGGAGGGCGTCGTCGGGCGCTGGCCCTATTACCTGTCGAAGATTCGCGCCGAGGAGCAGTCGCGCAAGCTGGCGAAGCAGCTCGGCGTGGAGCTGACGGTGGTGCGGCCTCCGGTGCTGCTCGGCCCGGGCGACACGCTGGGCCGCTCGACGACCAACGTCGCGCGCGTGCTCAACGGCCGGCTGCCCTTCATCCCCGCGGGCGGCATCGCCTTCACCGACGTGCGGGACGTGGCCCATGCGCTCGCGCGGCTGGCGAAGCGCGACACGTGGCGCGACACGTACCACCTGCCCGGGACGTCCCTGTCCCTGCGCACCTTCTTCGAGCGCGTGGGCGAGGTGGCCGGCATCAAGGTGGACAAGCCCGACGTCCCCACGCTCGTCGTCCAGGGCCTGGCGAAGCTGGGCTCGAAGGTGCCGCTCAAGAAGCTGCCGGACCCCGTCGTGCTCGAGATGTCCACGTGCCACTGGGGCTTCAAGACCCTGTGGAGCCACGAGGAGCTCGACTACCAGCCGCGCGCCCACCGCCAGACGCTGAGCGACACGGTGGCGTGGCTGAGGCAGTCCCAGCCCCGCGCCTGA
- a CDS encoding DUF2652 domain-containing protein, producing the protein MATEKALLLIADIGGYTRFMKHHRFSLAHAQDSVAQLLEAVIDASGKLKLAKLEGDAAFFYAVGEDHGSLAQRISDIRRAFVTRRTLLDVDRMCKCDGCMQVGSLTLKFVAHSGEVAFQRVKHLTELAGVDVILVHRMLKNDVPVTEYVLMTDAVHQRLEPELRGRAQGLEHEFEGLGRTTCHYLDLNDSALTLPVAVKPSLPRRLWNKVLLELRTLKYVLGFAKPCEDFRNVEIVDASDAPKADHRA; encoded by the coding sequence ATGGCGACAGAGAAGGCGCTGCTGCTCATCGCGGACATCGGCGGCTACACCCGCTTCATGAAGCATCACCGCTTCAGCCTCGCGCACGCGCAGGACTCGGTGGCGCAGCTGCTCGAAGCGGTCATCGACGCGTCGGGGAAGCTCAAGCTCGCCAAGCTGGAGGGCGACGCGGCGTTCTTCTACGCGGTGGGGGAGGACCACGGCTCGCTCGCCCAGCGCATCTCCGACATCCGGCGCGCGTTCGTCACGCGGAGGACGCTGCTGGACGTCGACCGCATGTGCAAGTGCGACGGGTGCATGCAGGTGGGCTCGCTGACGCTCAAGTTCGTGGCCCACTCGGGTGAGGTGGCCTTCCAGCGCGTCAAGCACCTCACGGAGCTGGCGGGCGTCGACGTCATCCTCGTGCACCGGATGTTGAAGAACGACGTGCCGGTGACCGAGTACGTCCTGATGACCGACGCGGTGCACCAGCGTCTGGAGCCGGAGCTGAGGGGACGGGCGCAGGGACTCGAGCACGAGTTCGAGGGCCTGGGGCGCACGACGTGCCACTACCTGGACCTCAACGACAGCGCGCTGACGCTGCCCGTCGCCGTGAAGCCGAGCCTGCCGCGCAGGCTGTGGAACAAGGTGCTGCTGGAGCTGCGCACGCTGAAGTACGTGCTCGGCTTCGCCAAGCCCTGCGAGGACTTCCGCAACGTCGAGATTGTCGACGCCAGCGATGCGCCCAAGGCGGACCACCGCGCCTGA
- a CDS encoding serine hydrolase domain-containing protein encodes MHSMTRWTCFLGLLLLGCASSNPGPERCTGERTYRGPTRRSAPEDVWPTLAAQRPITGTLDAGLTQALDTALDSVLKHVPAASVAVALPGAGLWTATRGVSRTDTGEAVGPESLFQVASVAKSFTAVLVLQLAREGRLSLDAPVSTWFPQVKGAEAMTVADLLEHTHGLVSFNALPGFEDGPHHAPEELIQVSAEHPRQFCPGTHWAYSNTGYVMLGRILEQVEGKPFADLLQERIAGPLGLEHSRMRTAGVPLPQVVGGHLARAPVTQVDYATPYAAGALASRAEDLVHFWHALMSGGLLPMDTVQRMFQDMHSMDVMYPPAQPGNTMFYGRGVQLYEVPQGPGLMLGHSGGIQGFTSVVAYLPTDDAFVAVVFNDNQVAAEAGLWALVRALREHQSTRP; translated from the coding sequence ATGCACTCGATGACCCGCTGGACCTGCTTCCTGGGATTGCTCTTGCTGGGGTGTGCGAGCTCCAATCCAGGTCCCGAGCGCTGCACCGGAGAGCGCACCTACCGGGGCCCCACCCGACGCAGCGCACCCGAGGACGTCTGGCCGACGCTCGCCGCCCAGCGCCCCATCACCGGGACGCTCGACGCCGGACTCACCCAGGCGCTGGACACCGCGCTGGACTCGGTCCTGAAACATGTCCCCGCGGCCAGCGTCGCGGTCGCCCTGCCAGGAGCAGGGCTGTGGACGGCGACACGCGGCGTGTCGCGCACGGACACGGGTGAGGCGGTGGGCCCCGAGTCCCTGTTCCAGGTCGCCAGCGTGGCGAAGAGCTTCACGGCGGTGCTCGTCCTGCAGCTCGCGCGCGAGGGGCGCCTCTCGCTGGACGCGCCGGTCTCCACCTGGTTCCCCCAGGTGAAGGGCGCGGAGGCGATGACCGTCGCGGACCTGCTGGAGCACACCCACGGGCTGGTGAGCTTCAACGCCCTGCCCGGCTTCGAGGACGGCCCCCACCACGCACCGGAGGAGTTGATTCAGGTCTCCGCCGAGCATCCGCGCCAGTTCTGCCCCGGCACCCACTGGGCGTACAGCAACACGGGCTACGTCATGCTCGGCCGCATCCTCGAGCAGGTGGAGGGCAAGCCGTTCGCGGACCTCCTCCAGGAGCGCATCGCCGGGCCGCTGGGGCTCGAACACTCGCGGATGAGGACCGCCGGCGTGCCGCTCCCGCAGGTCGTCGGCGGCCATCTGGCGAGAGCGCCCGTCACGCAGGTCGACTACGCCACCCCCTACGCCGCGGGCGCGCTGGCCTCCAGGGCGGAGGACCTGGTGCACTTCTGGCACGCGCTGATGTCCGGCGGACTGCTGCCCATGGACACCGTCCAGCGCATGTTCCAGGACATGCACTCGATGGACGTCATGTACCCGCCGGCCCAGCCGGGCAACACGATGTTCTACGGGCGCGGCGTGCAGCTCTACGAGGTGCCGCAGGGGCCGGGCCTCATGCTGGGCCACAGCGGCGGCATCCAGGGCTTCACGTCGGTGGTGGCCTATCTCCCGACGGACGACGCCTTCGTGGCCGTCGTCTTCAATGACAACCAGGTCGCCGCCGAGGCGGGGCTCTGGGCCCTGGTGCGCGCGCTGCGCGAGCACCAGAGCACACGGCCTTGA
- a CDS encoding sensor histidine kinase has protein sequence MDSRAASRPSFWPMQFGGWGLYALLLIVTFLPAAASDGRATHLLIAKGSRAMFGLMLTSLMRLGYQRLFPGGFTRQAAWAMVTTAVFGVAWMLLAEAWATWMYDTYDWRTNRMMFARGALDYAVTLLGWSGLYFGIKHARAWQDERERALKAAALAQEARLASLRHQVRPHFLFNALTSVRALIGEDPARARRMVTEMADFLRFSLQKGDSPHVPLEEELAMVRNYLSIESVRFEEKLDVQVSVMPGTERLSVPAFLIQPLVDNAVKHGLASGKLPVRVRLGITREQDVLRILVENTGMWAPPAREMGPEGTGTGLRNVRERLAQLYAERARLETSEQEGWVRVRVELPAQEWTPILAEESHDAPAARVAGG, from the coding sequence ATGGACTCCCGCGCGGCGTCGAGGCCCTCCTTCTGGCCGATGCAGTTCGGCGGCTGGGGGCTCTATGCGCTCCTGCTCATCGTCACCTTCCTGCCCGCGGCAGCCTCCGATGGGCGGGCAACGCACCTGCTCATCGCCAAGGGCAGCCGGGCGATGTTCGGCCTGATGCTCACCTCGTTGATGCGGCTGGGCTACCAGCGCTTGTTCCCCGGCGGCTTCACCCGACAGGCCGCCTGGGCCATGGTCACCACCGCGGTGTTCGGCGTGGCGTGGATGCTCCTCGCGGAGGCGTGGGCCACGTGGATGTATGACACGTACGACTGGCGCACCAACCGCATGATGTTCGCCCGGGGAGCGCTCGACTACGCGGTGACGCTGCTGGGCTGGAGCGGACTGTACTTCGGCATCAAACACGCCAGGGCGTGGCAGGACGAGCGCGAGCGGGCGCTGAAGGCGGCCGCCCTGGCGCAGGAGGCGCGGCTGGCGTCGCTGCGACACCAGGTGCGTCCGCACTTCCTGTTCAACGCGCTGACGTCGGTGCGCGCGCTGATTGGCGAGGACCCGGCCCGCGCCAGGCGCATGGTGACGGAGATGGCGGACTTCCTGCGCTTCTCGCTCCAGAAGGGGGACAGCCCGCATGTGCCCCTGGAGGAGGAGCTCGCCATGGTGCGCAACTACCTGAGCATCGAGTCGGTGCGCTTCGAGGAGAAGCTGGACGTGCAGGTGTCGGTGATGCCGGGCACCGAGCGGCTCTCCGTGCCCGCGTTCCTCATCCAGCCGCTGGTGGACAACGCGGTGAAGCACGGGCTGGCGTCAGGGAAGCTGCCGGTGCGGGTGCGGCTGGGCATCACGCGGGAGCAGGACGTGCTGCGCATCCTGGTGGAGAACACCGGCATGTGGGCGCCGCCCGCGCGGGAGATGGGCCCCGAGGGCACGGGCACGGGCCTTCGCAACGTGCGCGAGCGGCTGGCCCAGCTCTACGCGGAGCGCGCGCGCCTGGAGACCTCCGAGCAGGAGGGCTGGGTGCGCGTCCGCGTGGAGCTGCCCGCCCAGGAGTGGACCCCGATTCTCGCCGAGGAGTCACATGACGCACCCGCTGCGCGCGTTGCTGGTGGATGA
- a CDS encoding pyridoxal phosphate-dependent aminotransferase, with the protein MPHTLPTRRALLAGAAAVTTAALTLRPEPSSAAPVPRRNWSQDPVRLFSNENRYGPCEGALRVMRESPHLASRYVSQTRVDALKRAIAELEGLTPEHVLITAGSFEALVLLANEFGAGGGGVICPDPSFPVVATFAERAGGKVQRVPLDATMTHDLDALAARVDANTKLVSVCNPNNPTGTVVDSARLRSFCEAMASRATVLVDEVYIHYLEPAPGLSMVDLVRAGKDVIVTRSFSKIHGLAGMRMGYTLAQPALVKKLDSRQMTLPNPLAVEAALASLQDKAFVPRMRKLTTDARRITTKALDAAGLKPVPAHANFVWMPLPPELLDLPGRFIPHGFHLTTRPHVPIAPEIACLRLTVGTVEEMTAFATLLPSLLGR; encoded by the coding sequence GTGCCCCACACCCTACCCACCCGCCGGGCCCTCCTCGCCGGCGCTGCCGCCGTCACCACCGCCGCGCTCACGCTGCGCCCCGAGCCCTCGTCCGCCGCGCCTGTCCCCCGCAGGAACTGGAGCCAGGACCCCGTCCGCCTCTTCTCCAACGAGAACCGCTACGGCCCCTGTGAGGGCGCCCTGCGGGTGATGCGGGAGTCGCCCCATCTCGCCAGCCGCTATGTGTCACAGACACGCGTCGACGCGCTCAAGCGCGCCATCGCCGAGCTGGAGGGCCTGACGCCCGAGCATGTCCTCATCACCGCGGGCTCCTTCGAGGCGCTGGTCCTCCTCGCCAACGAATTCGGCGCCGGAGGTGGCGGCGTCATCTGTCCCGACCCGTCCTTCCCCGTCGTGGCCACCTTCGCGGAGCGGGCCGGCGGCAAGGTCCAGCGCGTCCCCCTCGATGCCACGATGACGCACGACCTGGACGCGCTCGCGGCCCGCGTGGACGCGAACACGAAGCTGGTCTCCGTCTGCAATCCCAACAACCCCACCGGCACCGTCGTCGACTCCGCGAGGCTGCGCTCGTTCTGCGAGGCCATGGCCTCCCGCGCCACCGTGCTGGTGGACGAGGTCTACATCCACTACCTGGAGCCCGCGCCCGGCCTCTCCATGGTCGACCTGGTGCGCGCGGGGAAGGACGTCATCGTCACGCGCTCCTTCTCCAAGATTCATGGGCTCGCCGGCATGCGCATGGGCTACACGCTCGCCCAGCCCGCGCTCGTGAAGAAGCTCGACTCGCGGCAGATGACGCTGCCCAATCCGCTCGCCGTCGAGGCCGCGCTCGCCAGCCTCCAGGACAAGGCCTTCGTGCCGCGCATGCGCAAGCTCACCACCGACGCGCGCCGCATCACCACCAAGGCCCTGGACGCCGCGGGGCTCAAGCCCGTGCCGGCCCACGCCAACTTCGTCTGGATGCCCCTGCCACCGGAGCTGCTGGACCTGCCCGGCCGCTTCATCCCCCACGGCTTCCACCTGACGACCCGGCCCCACGTCCCCATCGCCCCGGAGATCGCCTGCCTGCGACTGACGGTGGGGACGGTGGAGGAGATGACCGCCTTCGCCACGCTGCTGCCCTCGCTGCTCGGGCGATGA